In Aliiroseovarius pelagivivens, a single window of DNA contains:
- a CDS encoding class I SAM-dependent methyltransferase → MELNAVKTSYARWAPVYDKTFGAITNVGRRTAVDYINEQGAEKVLEVGVGTGLALPNYRSDLRVTGIDFSEDMLAKARAKAKTLDLNHVQDLRQMDARNLDFPDALFDVVAAMHIISVVPEPERVMAEMVRVCKPGGRLVITNHFARETGLLARIERLTAPFANLLGWHSDFEITTVLKQPELKVIEKKSLPPMGMMTFLVLQKSE, encoded by the coding sequence TTGGAGCTCAATGCCGTCAAAACCTCATACGCCCGTTGGGCGCCGGTCTATGACAAAACATTTGGGGCCATTACGAATGTCGGGCGCCGAACAGCAGTCGACTACATTAACGAACAGGGTGCCGAAAAGGTTCTTGAGGTTGGAGTTGGAACAGGTCTCGCGTTGCCAAACTATCGCTCAGATCTGAGGGTGACGGGCATTGATTTCAGCGAAGATATGTTGGCCAAGGCGCGGGCCAAGGCCAAAACTCTGGATTTGAATCATGTACAAGATTTGAGGCAGATGGATGCACGCAATCTCGATTTTCCCGATGCATTGTTTGATGTCGTCGCCGCGATGCACATCATATCAGTCGTACCAGAACCCGAGCGCGTCATGGCTGAGATGGTACGTGTCTGCAAACCAGGCGGCCGTCTCGTGATCACCAATCACTTCGCCAGAGAAACCGGATTGCTCGCTCGGATCGAGCGGTTAACCGCACCATTTGCCAATCTGCTTGGCTGGCATTCGGACTTTGAAATCACCACGGTTCTCAAGCAACCCGAGCTTAAGGTGATCGAGAAGAAATCGCTGCCGCCCATGGGAATGATGACATTTTTGGTGCTGCAAAAAAGTGAATAG
- the pssA gene encoding CDP-diacylglycerol--serine O-phosphatidyltransferase, with protein sequence MAEPLDSEKQSDIRLIYLLPNLITIAAICAGLTAIRFGYEGNFELAVQLILAACVLDGLDGRVARLLKRSTAVGAELDSLADFVNFGVAPVLILHSWAFQDFRSAGWIAVLFYAICCVLRLARFNVSGRLETGSTPSEFFVGVPSPAGAVLVILPMVFSFAVSDMPLTPPAFVAFYICLVGLLMISRIPTYSFKNMAMDRANAKFFLLGAAILTAALLTYLWATLTFLTLVYVVCLVWAYRCSRKSKPVEG encoded by the coding sequence ATGGCTGAGCCCTTGGATAGTGAAAAGCAATCAGATATTCGCTTGATCTATCTGTTGCCCAATCTTATTACCATCGCCGCAATCTGCGCAGGGCTTACCGCGATACGATTTGGGTATGAGGGCAACTTTGAATTGGCTGTTCAGCTCATTCTAGCGGCCTGTGTTCTTGATGGTCTCGACGGTCGGGTGGCGCGTCTATTAAAGCGGTCAACCGCTGTTGGAGCAGAGCTCGATTCACTTGCTGATTTTGTTAACTTTGGCGTCGCACCGGTGCTGATCTTGCACAGTTGGGCTTTTCAGGACTTCCGAAGCGCTGGTTGGATCGCTGTCTTGTTTTACGCAATTTGCTGCGTCTTACGCCTTGCGCGTTTCAATGTCAGCGGTCGATTGGAAACGGGTTCTACGCCCTCTGAGTTTTTTGTTGGTGTACCCTCACCTGCTGGGGCGGTCTTGGTAATTTTGCCGATGGTCTTCTCGTTTGCAGTTTCAGACATGCCTCTGACCCCCCCGGCCTTTGTCGCTTTTTACATCTGCTTGGTAGGTCTGCTGATGATCAGTCGTATCCCGACCTACTCATTTAAGAACATGGCTATGGATCGCGCCAATGCCAAGTTCTTCCTGTTGGGGGCAGCGATTTTGACCGCAGCCCTGCTGACCTACCTATGGGCCACGCTGACATTTCTTACCTTAGTTTACGTAGTTTGCCTTGTTTGGGCATACCGCTGTTCACGAAAATCAAAACCAGTCGAGGGATAG
- a CDS encoding phosphatidylserine decarboxylase, with translation MKMRDTFLKPMHPEGRKFVSIFAAITVVLFLIWSVLGWIGVGLTIWCYYFFRDPVRVTPSREGLIVSPADGIVSLIEKAVPPAELGMPDTALTRVSVFMSVFNCHVNRAPIAGQVAAIAYRPGKFFNASLDKASADNERNSLCIEMTDGRQIAVVQIAGLVARRIVCFTTKGATLRTGERFGLIRFGSRLDVYLPDGVEPMVNLGQTMIAGETVLADLASTEPARTALAD, from the coding sequence ATGAAGATGCGTGACACGTTCCTTAAGCCAATGCATCCTGAGGGGCGCAAATTTGTCAGCATCTTTGCCGCAATCACAGTCGTCCTCTTTCTCATATGGTCCGTTCTAGGGTGGATCGGTGTGGGTCTAACGATTTGGTGCTACTACTTTTTTCGGGATCCCGTGCGCGTCACTCCTTCGCGAGAGGGGCTGATCGTCAGTCCTGCTGACGGCATCGTCTCGCTCATCGAAAAAGCTGTCCCGCCAGCCGAACTTGGAATGCCTGATACGGCTCTAACCCGCGTCAGCGTGTTTATGAGTGTCTTCAATTGCCATGTGAACCGTGCCCCAATAGCGGGTCAGGTCGCAGCGATAGCCTATCGTCCGGGCAAGTTTTTCAATGCGTCGCTGGACAAAGCCAGTGCTGACAACGAGCGCAACAGCCTTTGTATTGAGATGACTGACGGCCGCCAAATTGCCGTGGTGCAGATTGCGGGGCTGGTCGCACGAAGGATCGTTTGCTTCACGACGAAAGGTGCCACCTTGCGTACCGGAGAGCGGTTCGGCCTGATCCGTTTTGGCTCGCGGTTGGATGTCTATTTGCCCGATGGGGTAGAACCAATGGTCAACCTAGGACAAACCATGATTGCAGGTGAGACCGTTTTAGCAGATCTTGCCTCTACTGAACCCGCGCGCACCGCCTTGGCGGATTGA
- the nadC gene encoding carboxylating nicotinate-nucleotide diphosphorylase encodes MSFSSVPDLVLEPMIRNALMEDLGSYGDVTTRAVIPADTTYDARINAREDAVVSGMQVAEIAFRLVDPTLQVVTHVADGNTCQKGDTLMTIKGSAASILSGERVALNFAGRLTGIATKTAGFVAEAKGTNARVTCTRKTTPGLRLVEKLAVLHGGGFNHRYSLSDAILIKDNHIAAAGGVRQVLEATKAHASHMMAVEIEVDRLDQLTEVLEVGGASVVLLDNMDNDMLREAVAMVDGRLKTEASGNVKLERIASIAATGVDYISSGALTHSARTVDLGLDF; translated from the coding sequence ATGAGTTTTTCCTCTGTCCCCGATCTTGTTCTGGAACCGATGATCCGCAACGCGTTGATGGAGGATCTTGGCAGCTATGGCGACGTGACCACTCGTGCCGTGATCCCGGCAGACACCACTTATGACGCGCGGATCAACGCGCGCGAAGATGCGGTTGTGTCGGGCATGCAGGTCGCAGAAATTGCATTTCGTTTGGTGGACCCAACGCTTCAGGTTGTCACCCATGTCGCGGATGGCAACACCTGTCAGAAAGGTGACACGCTGATGACCATCAAAGGGTCGGCCGCGTCGATCCTGTCGGGTGAACGCGTGGCCCTGAACTTCGCGGGTCGCCTGACCGGCATCGCCACCAAGACCGCCGGTTTCGTGGCCGAAGCAAAGGGTACAAACGCTCGTGTCACCTGCACCCGCAAAACCACGCCGGGCCTGCGTCTGGTCGAGAAGCTGGCCGTCTTGCATGGCGGCGGGTTCAACCACCGTTACTCGCTTTCAGATGCGATCCTGATTAAGGACAATCACATCGCCGCTGCCGGTGGTGTGCGTCAGGTGCTGGAGGCCACCAAAGCTCACGCCAGCCACATGATGGCGGTTGAAATCGAAGTCGATCGGCTGGACCAATTGACCGAGGTATTGGAGGTCGGCGGTGCCTCTGTCGTGCTTCTGGACAACATGGACAATGACATGTTGCGCGAGGCCGTCGCGATGGTTGATGGCCGGTTGAAAACCGAAGCCAGCGGTAATGTGAAACTGGAGCGGATCGCCTCGATCGCTGCGACGGGCGTGGACTATATCTCGTCCGGCGCACTGACCCATTCGGCGCGCACAGTGGATCTCGGCTTGGATTTTTAA
- a CDS encoding L-aspartate oxidase yields the protein MKSITTDRVVIVGAGLGALYAALKLAPHPVVMISPETLGEGASSAWAQGGVAAAMDADDSPENHANDTVNAGAGTVDPKVADLVTREARDYILDLTTMGTPFDRTEDGDYVLSREAAHSFARVVRVKGDQAGAQIMAALIDHVRETPSIQVLEGTMALDLEVSAGRVTGVAIQDAGEGRSAPVMLRSPAILLAGGGSGGLYALTTNPPRIRGQVIGMAARAGALISDAEFVQFHPTAMDVGEDPAPLATEALRGEGAILINKHGDRFMQAIHPDAELAPRDVVARAIYAEVKAGNRPMLDTREVLGEAIKTLFPSVAEYCARNDIDPANEPIPVAPAAHYHMGGIATDTKGRASIEGLWVCGEASSTGLHGANRLASNGLLEALVYARICAEGISETLPSYQDAPLLELTFDEGGTPPAPEAVKVLRETMTLLVGVVRDRKGLAKALQTIAALEQANGNSPSFLNMCATATLIAAGALVREESRGAHDRSDFPEPTAGPGKRSEMYLSDALIIRAQACKELS from the coding sequence ATGAAATCCATCACCACTGATCGCGTAGTTATCGTGGGTGCCGGTCTGGGCGCCCTTTATGCCGCGTTGAAACTGGCACCGCACCCGGTGGTGATGATTTCGCCCGAAACCTTGGGCGAAGGCGCAAGCTCGGCTTGGGCGCAGGGTGGCGTTGCGGCTGCGATGGACGCAGATGACAGCCCCGAAAACCATGCCAACGACACCGTGAATGCGGGTGCGGGTACGGTTGACCCGAAGGTCGCTGACCTAGTGACGCGCGAAGCGCGTGACTACATTCTTGATCTGACAACGATGGGCACGCCTTTCGATCGGACCGAAGACGGGGACTATGTGTTGTCGCGCGAAGCGGCGCATAGTTTTGCCCGCGTAGTCCGGGTAAAGGGGGATCAGGCGGGCGCTCAGATCATGGCGGCGCTGATCGATCACGTGCGCGAAACGCCGTCGATCCAAGTGCTGGAAGGCACAATGGCGCTGGATCTCGAGGTCAGTGCAGGACGCGTGACCGGAGTGGCCATTCAAGACGCAGGAGAAGGGCGCTCGGCCCCTGTAATGCTGCGTAGCCCAGCCATCCTGTTGGCTGGCGGCGGCTCAGGTGGGCTTTATGCTCTGACCACCAATCCGCCACGCATTCGTGGGCAGGTCATCGGTATGGCCGCGCGCGCCGGTGCATTGATTTCCGACGCTGAATTCGTCCAGTTCCACCCCACCGCCATGGATGTGGGCGAGGACCCCGCGCCGCTGGCGACCGAAGCCTTGCGGGGCGAAGGCGCAATCCTGATCAACAAACACGGCGACCGCTTCATGCAAGCCATCCACCCGGACGCCGAACTGGCCCCGCGTGATGTTGTTGCCCGCGCGATCTATGCCGAGGTGAAGGCGGGCAACCGCCCGATGCTCGACACACGCGAAGTGCTGGGCGAGGCAATCAAGACGCTGTTCCCATCCGTCGCTGAGTATTGTGCCCGCAACGACATTGATCCGGCGAACGAGCCGATCCCGGTTGCCCCCGCCGCCCATTACCACATGGGCGGCATCGCGACTGACACCAAAGGGCGTGCCAGTATCGAGGGGTTGTGGGTCTGCGGCGAGGCATCCTCGACCGGGCTGCATGGGGCCAATCGTCTGGCGTCGAATGGATTGCTTGAAGCTTTGGTCTATGCCCGCATCTGCGCGGAGGGCATTTCGGAAACTCTGCCGTCATACCAAGACGCTCCGCTCCTCGAACTGACGTTCGACGAAGGCGGCACCCCCCCTGCACCCGAGGCCGTAAAGGTGCTGCGTGAAACCATGACCCTACTTGTGGGCGTCGTCCGGGATCGCAAGGGTCTGGCCAAGGCACTTCAAACCATCGCGGCTCTTGAGCAGGCGAATGGCAACAGCCCATCATTCCTAAACATGTGCGCTACAGCGACGTTGATCGCCGCCGGTGCATTGGTCCGTGAAGAAAGCCGCGGCGCGCATGACAGGTCCGACTTCCCTGAACCCACCGCAGGACCGGGGAAACGGTCCGAGATGTATCTATCAGACGCGCTTATTATCCGCGCACAAGCTTGTAAGGAGCTGTCATGA
- the nadA gene encoding quinolinate synthase NadA, which translates to MLDLTEIRSVLSNAYDLAPSPECADSMQDIYSRMDRVVTPPDFAIYAPYIKAINALKKERNAVILGHNYMTPEIFHGVSDFVGDSLQLAMKASDVEADVIVQAGVHFMAETSKILSPEKTVLMPDMAAGCSLAESITADGIEEMRAKYPGAPVVSYVNTTAEVKAASDICCTSSNAVQIVNAMESDTVIMTPDQYLAQNVANEADKNVVYWPGSCIVHEQYTAKDLRDFREWNPGTRLIAHPECPPDVVAEADFSGSTSGIIKYVTDEKPKKAMLITECSMASNISDSLPEVDFVGPCNMCPYMKKITLEKILYVLHTMEGQVEVDAKVAEKARHSVQAMIDLSKKLGL; encoded by the coding sequence TTGCTCGATCTAACAGAAATCCGATCCGTTCTTTCAAACGCCTATGACCTCGCGCCTTCACCGGAATGTGCAGATTCGATGCAAGACATCTATTCACGGATGGATCGCGTGGTGACGCCTCCGGACTTCGCGATCTACGCGCCCTACATCAAGGCGATCAATGCGCTGAAGAAAGAGCGTAACGCGGTCATTCTGGGCCACAACTACATGACACCCGAAATCTTCCACGGCGTGTCCGATTTCGTGGGCGACAGCCTGCAACTGGCGATGAAGGCCAGCGATGTCGAAGCGGACGTGATCGTTCAAGCCGGCGTGCATTTCATGGCTGAGACATCGAAGATCCTAAGCCCCGAGAAAACCGTGCTAATGCCTGATATGGCAGCGGGTTGTTCGCTGGCCGAAAGCATCACAGCTGATGGCATCGAAGAGATGCGCGCCAAATACCCCGGTGCCCCGGTCGTGTCCTATGTAAACACGACCGCCGAAGTGAAAGCGGCTTCTGACATCTGCTGCACATCATCTAATGCGGTTCAGATCGTAAATGCGATGGAGAGCGACACGGTTATCATGACGCCCGATCAGTATCTGGCGCAGAATGTGGCGAACGAGGCAGATAAGAACGTTGTGTACTGGCCCGGGTCGTGCATCGTGCACGAACAATACACGGCGAAAGACTTGCGTGATTTCCGCGAATGGAATCCCGGAACGCGCCTGATCGCCCACCCGGAATGCCCGCCTGACGTGGTCGCCGAGGCCGATTTCTCGGGCTCGACCAGTGGCATCATCAAATACGTGACAGACGAAAAGCCGAAAAAGGCGATGCTGATCACTGAGTGTTCGATGGCATCCAACATCTCGGACAGCCTGCCCGAAGTCGACTTCGTCGGCCCTTGCAACATGTGCCCCTACATGAAGAAGATCACGTTGGAAAAGATCCTCTATGTGCTGCACACGATGGAGGGTCAGGTCGAAGTTGACGCCAAGGTGGCAGAGAAAGCCCGCCATTCAGTTCAGGCGATGATCGACCTGTCGAAGAAACTGGGTCTCTGA
- a CDS encoding tyrosine-type recombinase/integrase, translated as MPKLTETFARKLPQSKTGTEKHWDSEVRGLCLFVGKRSKTWYFQKDVGGQTKRVMIGRFPVISAQAARQTAMELALEMGRGAGKVAQIGAPTLETALEGYLGRPKLRSDAHKRSLRKQFELHLKEWLKLPLDEISKKMVVEKHQSMAATPSAANHMLKYFRTIWNHARRVYDLPEAPTMAIEWFDEQPKGQVIEDLKAWRDDVDGLSNPIHQVFYELLLFTGLRKSEALTLEWKNIHEDHIHLPMTKNGRSFDLPILQLHHEILAPVRGLSEQWVFPSPKSELGHITNPARLAWGPHAHRRTFATVAMEAGVLEEVVGRLLNHTPLSITGQRYVKPSLAALRPAMKVACEELFRRQNGAFPDE; from the coding sequence ATGCCGAAACTCACAGAAACTTTTGCCCGCAAGCTGCCCCAGTCCAAAACGGGGACCGAAAAGCACTGGGACAGTGAGGTGCGAGGGCTCTGCCTCTTCGTCGGGAAACGCTCGAAAACCTGGTACTTTCAGAAGGACGTTGGCGGTCAAACGAAACGGGTGATGATCGGTCGGTTCCCGGTGATTTCTGCACAAGCTGCGCGGCAGACCGCGATGGAGCTTGCGCTGGAAATGGGGCGCGGGGCTGGGAAAGTAGCGCAGATCGGAGCGCCCACGCTGGAGACCGCATTAGAAGGGTACCTGGGACGCCCCAAACTGAGATCAGATGCCCACAAGCGCTCTCTGCGCAAGCAGTTCGAACTTCACCTGAAAGAGTGGCTCAAGCTGCCACTGGATGAGATCTCGAAGAAGATGGTGGTGGAGAAGCACCAATCTATGGCAGCGACACCATCGGCAGCCAATCACATGCTCAAGTATTTCCGAACGATCTGGAACCACGCCAGACGGGTCTATGATCTGCCCGAGGCGCCTACTATGGCGATCGAGTGGTTTGATGAGCAGCCAAAGGGACAGGTCATTGAGGATCTCAAGGCCTGGCGCGACGACGTCGATGGCCTCTCAAATCCCATTCATCAGGTCTTCTATGAACTCTTGCTGTTTACGGGTTTGCGCAAGAGCGAGGCGCTGACGCTGGAATGGAAAAACATTCATGAGGATCACATCCATCTCCCCATGACCAAAAACGGCCGAAGCTTTGATCTTCCCATCTTGCAGTTGCATCATGAGATCCTGGCTCCTGTTCGCGGCTTGAGCGAGCAATGGGTATTTCCATCTCCGAAGTCGGAGTTGGGTCATATCACAAACCCAGCGAGACTCGCATGGGGTCCGCACGCGCACCGTCGCACCTTTGCGACTGTCGCCATGGAGGCTGGCGTGCTCGAGGAAGTGGTTGGGCGCTTGCTGAACCACACGCCGCTGTCGATCACGGGGCAGAGATATGTGAAGCCTTCGTTGGCGGCCTTGCGACCGGCGATGAAGGTGGCCTGCGAAGAGCTATTTAGAAGACAAAACGGAGCATTCCCCGATGAATGA
- a CDS encoding helix-turn-helix transcriptional regulator encodes MEPKYLTAAEAASYTGLSESYLAKLRMGTGPQIGPVYCRIGLRAIRYRRKDLDDWMDSKTCGDVVANRENALIGGTI; translated from the coding sequence ATGGAACCGAAGTACCTCACCGCTGCAGAGGCAGCCAGCTACACAGGTCTCAGCGAAAGCTACCTCGCAAAACTCCGGATGGGAACTGGCCCACAGATTGGACCGGTATATTGTCGCATTGGCCTCAGAGCCATCCGGTATCGTCGAAAAGATCTTGATGATTGGATGGATTCTAAGACTTGTGGGGATGTGGTCGCCAATCGTGAAAATGCATTGATTGGCGGTACTATATGA
- a CDS encoding helix-turn-helix domain-containing protein → MRLLDRQNTKSGRCDPSAIGLAEETGFTERSVRSAFKELEERGAVKRYRAAKRSRNQFLIHSVEELGQIARLSELKSRSGRSSSMNSTSAQPAALFRSALKRSSPETIKETIKKKRSSERETVPNSRSLSEKHGASKTEMDLGEFEKRVVKVFEREGYGYEGLLSLPATEIEVIYGEMTKGVLSFSNAVGRLLKKYRSEVS, encoded by the coding sequence ATGAGACTTCTGGATCGCCAGAATACTAAATCCGGGCGTTGTGATCCGTCTGCCATCGGGCTTGCAGAAGAAACTGGATTTACCGAGCGGAGCGTTCGCTCTGCTTTCAAGGAGCTGGAAGAACGTGGCGCAGTGAAGCGTTATCGCGCCGCCAAGCGTTCACGCAATCAGTTTCTGATTCACTCTGTGGAAGAGCTTGGTCAGATTGCAAGATTGTCAGAACTGAAGTCACGCTCAGGGCGCTCTTCATCCATGAACTCCACTTCCGCTCAACCTGCAGCGCTCTTCCGCTCAGCCCTGAAGCGCAGTTCACCCGAAACTATAAAAGAAACAATAAAGAAAAAGAGGAGTTCTGAGAGAGAGACAGTGCCGAACTCAAGGTCGCTCAGTGAAAAGCATGGTGCATCCAAAACTGAAATGGATTTGGGGGAGTTTGAGAAGCGGGTGGTAAAGGTGTTCGAGCGGGAGGGGTATGGCTACGAAGGATTATTGTCGCTTCCCGCAACTGAGATTGAGGTAATCTATGGCGAGATGACAAAGGGTGTGTTGTCTTTCTCGAATGCGGTAGGCCGTTTGCTCAAGAAGTACAGATCGGAAGTCTCATAG